From Candidatus Obscuribacterales bacterium, a single genomic window includes:
- the der gene encoding ribosome biogenesis GTPase Der → MVLPVVAIIGRPNVGKSTLVNRLAGVNEAIVHDEPGVTRDRTYKPAFWQDREFLVVDTGGLVFDDDTEFLPLIREQAMAALAEASAAIMVVDGQDGVTNSDEEIATWLRQHSVPVLIAVNKCESPDKGLMQAAEFWSLGLGEPFPVSGIHGNGTGDMLDQLITHLPPISELEELDEIRVAIVGRPNVGKSSLLNAFVGEARAIVSPISGTTRDAIDMVVERDGKRYRLIDTAGIRKKKQVEYGPEFFGINRAFKAIRRANVVLLVIDAVDGVTEQDQKLAGRIAEEGRACVVVVNKWDGVEKDSYTIYDHEQKTRDRLYFVEWAEMIYVSALTGQRVPKILDLVDRAAEQHQRRVSTSVINEVLEDAARWHSPPTTRQGRQGRIYYGTQVTSQPPSIALFVNDPKLFGNNYQRYIERKFRESLGFAGTPVRLLWRGKKMREMERGSNRATRV, encoded by the coding sequence ATGGTACTGCCGGTTGTTGCAATTATTGGTCGCCCCAATGTGGGCAAGTCTACGCTGGTCAATCGTCTCGCTGGGGTGAACGAAGCGATCGTTCATGATGAGCCCGGAGTGACGCGCGATCGCACCTACAAGCCAGCGTTCTGGCAAGATCGAGAATTTTTAGTCGTCGATACCGGCGGTCTTGTGTTTGATGACGATACGGAATTTCTGCCGCTGATTCGCGAACAGGCCATGGCGGCCCTCGCCGAAGCCAGCGCGGCCATCATGGTGGTAGATGGTCAAGACGGCGTCACCAACAGTGATGAAGAAATTGCTACCTGGCTGCGTCAGCATTCCGTGCCGGTGTTGATTGCGGTGAACAAGTGCGAATCGCCCGACAAGGGGCTGATGCAAGCGGCGGAATTTTGGAGCCTAGGCTTGGGCGAACCCTTTCCCGTCTCAGGCATCCACGGTAACGGCACCGGCGACATGCTGGATCAACTGATTACCCATCTACCGCCGATTAGCGAACTGGAAGAGCTAGACGAAATCCGTGTAGCCATCGTTGGACGCCCCAACGTGGGTAAATCGAGCCTGCTCAATGCCTTTGTGGGCGAAGCTAGGGCGATCGTTAGCCCCATTTCCGGCACCACCCGCGATGCCATTGACATGGTGGTAGAGCGAGACGGCAAGCGCTACCGGCTCATCGACACCGCCGGTATTCGCAAAAAGAAACAGGTGGAATACGGCCCAGAGTTTTTTGGCATCAACCGGGCCTTTAAGGCCATTCGCCGGGCCAATGTGGTGCTGTTGGTGATTGATGCCGTCGATGGCGTCACCGAGCAAGATCAGAAGCTCGCCGGACGCATCGCCGAAGAAGGCCGGGCCTGTGTGGTGGTGGTAAACAAATGGGACGGCGTCGAAAAAGACTCCTACACCATCTACGACCACGAACAGAAAACTCGCGATCGCCTCTACTTTGTGGAATGGGCCGAGATGATTTACGTCAGCGCCCTCACCGGACAGCGGGTACCCAAGATTTTAGACCTGGTCGATCGGGCTGCTGAACAACACCAGCGCCGCGTCTCCACCTCAGTGATCAACGAAGTCTTGGAAGATGCTGCCCGTTGGCACTCGCCGCCCACCACTCGCCAAGGTCGCCAGGGTCGGATTTACTACGGCACCCAAGTGACTAGCCAGCCGCCCTCCATCGCCCTCTTTGTCAACGATCCCAAACTCTTTGGCAACAACTACCAGCGCTATATTGAACGTAAATTCCGCGAAAGCCTTGGCTTTGCGGGCACCCCGGTTCGTCTCCTATGGCGCGGCAAGAAGATGCGCGAAATGGAGCGGGGATCCAACCGCGCCACCCGCGTGTAG